ACAGTCTGACCAAGAAgacaaagagataaaacatGTCAATTTGTGAGCTTAAGAGGTGCGGATAGGTTGTTACCTCTGGACAGAACAAGGCTACCCatgtttatgctaagctatgctaatTCACTGCTGGTTTGAGTTAGTGGTGCATATTTAGCTACAGATATGTGAGTGGTATCGATTTTGTCTTCTAACTCTTGGCAGAAAAGTGAGTGGGTGTAAATCTCTCATTCATCTGGTGTACCTGTAATGGGAGCCATGAAAAGGCGAAACAGAGGACGGACACCAGCAGCAGGCAGAAGGTCTTCCTTCTACGTTTATTCCATGCTGCCCGCGCAGATCTCAGCTCTGGACATGCTGTCAAGCTAGATGTGGTCCTCCGCTTCAGCTGATAGGATATGGCACAGTAAGAAATAGAAACAGCAGCCAGCGGGACAAAGTAGGAGAAGAAGAGACTGAAACAGGAGTAGATAAGGCGACCTCTCTCCTGGCCATCCCAGAATTCCTCACACACGGCCATCTGCAGGCCTGCAGCCCGCAGGTCCAGGTAGACGATGTGCAGCGCTGTAGGTATTGATAAAGCCAGAGAGGACAGCCAGATTAGGACCACCAGACCCCAGCAGAACAGGCAACCTGCTCTTCTGCGAATGGGGTAAGCCACAACAACGTAACGATCGACTGCAATGGCCATGAGGGACAGGACCGCTGCATAGACTGCTACAGACTGCATGACGGTGACAAAATGACACATGCAGGGTCCAAATACCCATCCACGCTTGTCAAAAGCATAGGATGCCGTCAAAGGGACACAGAAGATGCACATGACCAGGTCGACTAGCGCCAGGTTGCTGATTAGGAAGTTTGTggtgttgtgtcttttcttgttGTGCCACATGAGaaataggaggaggaggttgcCGGTGAAGGCGATCAGGACCACAGCAGA
The sequence above is drawn from the Hippoglossus hippoglossus isolate fHipHip1 chromosome 22, fHipHip1.pri, whole genome shotgun sequence genome and encodes:
- the prlh2r gene encoding prolactin releasing hormone 2 receptor is translated as MDRVNSPTPSSSPAMSDTFSSSCCNSSSPLFSTSLFSPPSFSGLDLLFDLKLLFIPLYSAVVLIAFTGNLLLLFLMWHNKKRHNTTNFLISNLALVDLVMCIFCVPLTASYAFDKRGWVFGPCMCHFVTVMQSVAVYAAVLSLMAIAVDRYVVVAYPIRRRAGCLFCWGLVVLIWLSSLALSIPTALHIVYLDLRAAGLQMAVCEEFWDGQERGRLIYSCFSLFFSYFVPLAAVSISYCAISYQLKRRTTSSLTACPELRSARAAWNKRRRKTFCLLLVSVLCFAFSWLPLQVVNLIRDLDTDFSILGKNYVNVIQVSSHLFAMSSTCYNPFIYASLHDKFLSYLCSHFLFWRKGYGKERGQGSSILKMSKVPRLHTSTIVADLPCAVESNIVPQDNYA